gtactaatatacttgtctaagtattggaaacaggaagaaaaagaaaaggaaagaggtggctgtgtacagccaaggggctgtttcggtctggggcaccggactgtccggtggtgcaccggacagtgtccggtgcgccaggctgcctcggccgaagtggccactctcgggaattcgccgacggcgtacggctaaaattcaccggactgtccggtgtgcaccggactgtccggtgagccaacggtcggctagggccaacggtcggccgcagattctgcgcgcgacacgtggccaagccaacggtcggaagggggcaccggactgtccggtgtgcaccggacatgtccggtgcgccaacggctcccagatcagcaacggtcgactgcgctgtttaaggaaggaaatcgggcaccggactgtccggtgcgcccgacgacagaaggcaagatcagccttccagatttgctctcaacggctcctagctgccttggggctataaaagggacccctaggcgcatggaggagaacaccaagcaacccttgagcattcttgatcatccacactcagtctttgcgcatccgtttgttattctaagtgattcgagctccgttcttgtgagaactgtgagatagtctttgagctcgattcttggccatgtgtgtgcgcattttgctgtggatttgtgtgtgttgcttccctcccttactccgtatttctttgtgaatctcaagtgtaagggcgagagactccaagttgtggagattcctcgcaaacgggaaattgaaaggaaaagcataacactgtggtattcaagttgatcattggatcacttgagaggagttgagtgcaactctcgtccgttgggacgccacaacgtggagtaggcaagttttgtacttggccgaaccacgggataattcactgtgtcttctctgtgttgaactccttgtggttatcatattgtgcaagatcttctctttagccacttggcattaactgtgctaacgcttaatcaaagttttgtggcttaagttttgaagtatacaggatcacctattcaccccccctctaggtgctctcaattggtatcggagtcgttctcttcaagaaagggactaaccgcccgaagagatggatcctaaggggaagggaatcgtgatcaacgataaggataaggagtctttcgtcaacgagccaaaggatgacaagtcaaacgactcgggctcgggtcatagacgaaaagatgggaagaagaagaagacaaggcgcatcaaggagattgtctactacgacagcgacgaatcttcctcttcccaaaaggacgatgacaacgactacaggaagacggtcaattcgaacttttcatttgattattctcgtattccacatagttcgaattcgcatttgctttccattcctctcggcaaacctccacactttgatggggaggactacggattttggagtcacaaaatgcgtagtcatttattctctctccatccaagcatatgggagattgtagagaatggaatgaaatttgatagctcggatagccctatgtttattaacgaacaaattcataaaaatgcacaagctactactgtgttgctagcctctttgtgcagggacgagtacaataaggtgagcggcttggacaatgccaagcagatatgggacaccctcaagatttctcacgaggggaacgacatcaccatgctcactaaaatggagttggtggagggcgagcttggaaggtttgcaatgataaggggcgaggagccaacccaaacatacaaccggctcaagacccttatcaacaaaataaggagctacggaagcacgcgatggacggaccatgacgtcgtccgcctaatgctaaggtcatttaccgttcttgatcctcatctcgtgaacaatattcgtgagaatcccaggtacacgaagatgacgcccgaggaggtactcggaaaattcgtaagcgggcggatgatgatcaaggaggcaagatacgtggacgacgccttgaatggaccgatcaatgagcctcaaccaattgctctcaaggcaacaaggagcaaggaggcgctaccaagaaaggtggcgcaagttgaggcggccgggctaaataatgaggagatggccctcatcattaagcgcttcaagacggcgcttaaaggtcgcaagggacagccaaacaagaccaagacaaaggagaagcgctcatgcttcaaatgtggtaagattggtcatttcattgctaactgtcccgataatgaaagtgaccaggaaaaggaggacaagagggaaaagaagaagcattacaagaaggccaagggcgaggcacatatcggaaaggagtgggattcggattgctcctcttccgactccgacaatgagggactcaccgccaccgccttcaacaaatcgaccctcttccccaacgagcgtcacacatgccttatggcaagggagaagaaggtatgtactcaaaaccctacctatgcttcttctagtgaggatgagtctagtgatgatgatgagatagattactcatgcttattcaagggattagatagatcgaaaattgataagattaatgagttgattgatgccttgaatgacaagaatagattactagaaaaacaagaggaccttttatatgaagagcatgacaaatttgtagaagcacaaaaatcccatgctttagaagttaagagaaatgaaatgctttcttgtgaattatcttcttgccatgagacaatttctagcttaaagagcataaatgatgatttaaatgctaagctagaaaaatctagtaaattaacatcttgtgtagaacatgttgtgatttgcactaggtgtaaagactttaatgttgatgcttgtagtgaacacctagagtgcatttctaaattaaatgatgaagtagctagtcttaatgcccaacttaagactagcaagagtgatttagataaactaaaatttgcaagggatgcctacacaattggtagacacccctcaattaaggatgggcttggcttcaagagggaagtcaagaacttgacaagccataaggctcccatctccgccaaggagaaagggaaggcccctatggctagtagtgtgcaaaagaaccatgcttttatgtaccatgataggagacaaactagaaatgcttataggagttttaatgcttatgatgattttgattctcatgtcatgtttgcttctagttcttcctatgtgcatgatagaaatgttgataggagaaatgttgttcataatatgcctaggagaaatgttgttaatgttcctagaaaagttatgaatggaccttctacaatttatcatgcactaaatgcttcctttgctatttgtagaaaggataggaaaatagttgctaggaagttaggggcaaaatgcaagggagacaaaacttgcatttgggtccctaaggaaatttgcactaaccttgtaggacccaacaagagttgggtacctaagtcccaagcctaaatttgccttgcaggtttatgcatccgggggttcaagctggattatcgacagcggatgcacaaaccatatgacgggggagaagaagatgttcacctcctacgtcaagaataaggattcccaagattcaattatattcggtgatgggaatcaaggcaaggtaaaagggttaggtaaaattgcaatttctaatgagcattctatctctaatgtatttttagtagagagtcttggatataatttgctatctgttagtcaattatgtcatatgggatataactgtctatttacaaatgtagatgtgtctgtctttagaagaagtgatggttcactagcttttaagggtgtattagacggcaaactttatttagttgattttgcaaaagaagaggccggtctagatgcatgcttaatagctaagactagcatgggctggctgtggcatcgccgcttagcacatgtggggatgaagaaccttcacaagcttctaaagggagaacacgtgataggtttgactaacgtgcaattcgaaaaggatagaccttgtgcagcttgtcaagcaggtaaacaagtgggaggagcacatcacagcaagaatgtgatgactacttcaagacccctggagctgctgcatatggacctcttcggacacgtcgcctatctgagcataggagggagtaagtatggtctagttattgttgatgacttttcccgcttcacttgggtgttctttttgcaggataagtctgaaacccaagggaccctcaagcgcttcctcaggagagctcaaaatgagtttgagcttaaggtgaagaagataaggagcgacaacgggtccgagttcaagaaccttcaagtggaggagttccttgaggaggaagggatcaagcacgagttctccgctccctatacaccacagcaaaatggtgtggtagagaggaagaacaggacgctaatcgacatggcgaggactatgcttggagagttcaagacccccgagcgtttttggtcggaagccgtgaacacggcttgccacgccatcaacagggtctaccttcatcgcctcctcaagaagacgtcgtatgagcttctaaccggtaacaaacccaatgtatcttactttcgtgtatttgggagcaagtgctacattctagtaaagaagggtagaaattctaagtttgctcccaaagctgtagaagggtttttattaggttatgactcaaatacaaaggcgtatagagtcttcaacaaatcatcgggtttggttgaagtctctagcgacgttgtatttgatgagactaatggctctccaagagagcaagttgttgattgtgatgatgtagatgaagaagatgttccaacggccgctatacgaaccatggcgattggagaagtgcggccacaggaacacgatgaacgagatcaaacatcttcctcaactatggtgctacccccaactcaagacgatgaacaggttcatcaacaggaggcgtgtgatcaagggggagcacaagatgatcgtgtgatggaggaagatgcgcaaccagcacctccaacccaagttcgagcgatgattcaaagggatcatcccgtcgaccaaattctgggtgacattagcaagggagtaactactcgatctcgattagttaatttttgtgagcattactcctttgtctcttctattgagcctttcagggtagaggaggccttgctagatccggactgggtgttggccatgcaggaggagctcaacaacttcaagagaaatgaagtttggacgctggtgcctcgtccgaagcaaaatgttgtgggaaccaagtgggtgttccgcaacaaacaggacgaacacggggtggtgacgagaaacaaggctcgacttgtggcaaaaggttatgcccaagtcgcaggtttggatttcgaggagacttttgctcctgtggctaggctagagtccattcgtatcttgctagcatatgccgctcaccattcttttaggttgttccaaatggatgtgaagagcgctttcctcaacgggccaatcaaggaggaggtgtacgtggagcaaccccctggcttcgaggatgaacggtaccccgaccacgtgtgtaagctctctaaggcgctctatggacttaagcaagccccaagagcatggtatgaatgccttagagacttcttaattgctaatgctttcaaggttgggaaagccgatccaactctttttacaaagacatgtgatggtttgtgtgccaaatttatgtcgatgacataatatttggttctactaaccaaaagtcttgtgaagagtttagcagggtaatgacgcagaaattcgagatgtcaatgttgggcgagttgaactacttccttgggttccaagtgaagcaactcaaggacggcaccttcatctcccaaacaaagtacacgcaagacttgctaaagaggtttgggatgaaggacgccaagcccgcaaagacgccgatgggaaccgacggacacacagacctcaacaaaggaggtaagtccgttgatcaaaaagcataccggtcaatgatagggtctttactttatttatgtgctagtagaccggatattatgcttagcgtatgcatgtgtgctagatttcaatccgatcctaaggagtgtcacttagtggcggtgaagcgaattcttagatatttggttgctacgccttgcttcgggctctggtatccaaaggggtctacctttgacttagttggatactcagactctgactatgttggatgtaaggtcgataggaagagtacatcggggacatgccaattcttaggaaggtccctggtgtcatggaactctaagaaacaaacctccgttgccctatccaccgctgaggccgagtacgttgccgcaggtcagtgttgcgcgcaactgctttggatgaggcaaaccctccgggactttggctacaatctgagcaaagtcccactcctatgtgataatgagagtgctatccgcatggcggagaatcctgttgagcacagccgcacaaagcacatagacatccggcatcactttttgagagaccaccagcaaaagggagatatcgaagtgtttcatgttagcaccgagaaccagctagccgatatcttcactaagcctctagatgagaagaccttttgcaggttgcgtagtgagctaaatgtcttagattcgcggaacttggattgaattatagcatacatgtgtttatgcccttgattaggttcattctgcattctgttgcttattgtggtgctcaagttgtacaaacactccctggacctcacaagtccgttgcaaagtgatgcacatgtttagggggagatgtgttacaacttgaccctttcgagactaaccatgtgcttgagtttgatgatttagtctcgaaggaggattgaaagggaaaaggtggacttggatcatgaaagacttccactgcactccgatgagagggtaacttattccaagttcatctttagactcttattgcctttgtattcttattgaagattttggtgaggcaatggggttaatgggccaagattgattccgttttggtgcttgatgccaaagggggagaaaataaaggccaaagcaataaatggatcagctaccacttgagagattttgaaaatagtagaatagagtttttgttttgttaaactcttttattgtctctcttgtcaaaagttggcttcgtatgaggagaaatgttgattatgggaaatagggggagtttttgaaatctttgatcaatctctttcggaatgactctctttatgcctcaatatgtgtgtttgacatagagatagagatttgagtttgatttccaaaaacaaaccaagtggtggcaaaggatgatccatatatgccaaaattgaatcaaaatcaatttgagttttatttgaagtgattttgcacttgttctagttgctttatgttgtgttggcataaatcaccaaaaagggggagattgaaagggaaatgtgcccttgggccatttctaagtattttggtgattgagtgccaactcaagtgcttaaatgtgaatttatgcaatggatgaataaagtgcaaatcaagagcaaaggtatgtttctaagtcttagtacattggttttgtgtactaatatacttgtctaagtattggaaacaggaagaaaaagaaaaggaaagaggtggctgtgtacagccaaggggctgtttcggtctggggcaccggactgtccggtggtgcaccggacagtgtccggtgcgccaggctgcctcggccgaagtggccactctcgggaattcgccgacggcgtacggctaaaattcaccggactgtccggtgtgcaccggactgtccggtgagccaacggtcggctagggccaacggtcggccgcagattctgcgcgcgacacgtggccaagccaacggtcggaagggggcaccggactgtccggtgtgcaccggacatgtccggtgcgccaacggctcccagatcagcaacggtcgactgcgctgtttaaggaaggaaatcgggcaccggacagtgtccggtgtgcaccggactgtccggtgcgcccgacgacagaaggcaagatcagccttccagatttgctctcaacggctcctagctgccttggggctataaaagggacccctaggcgcatggaggagaacaccaagcaacccttgagcattcttgatcatccacactcagtctttgcgcatccgtttgttattctaagtgattcgagctccgttcttgtgagaactgtgagatagtctttgagctcgattcttggccgtgtgtgtgcgcattttgctgtggatttgtgtgtgttgcttccctcccttactccgtatttctttgtgaatctcaagtgtaagggcgagagactccaagttgtggagattcctcgcaaacgggaaattgaaaggaaaagcataacactgtggtattcaagttgatcattggatcacttgagaggagttgagtgcaactctcgtccgttgggacgccacaacgtggagtaggcaagttttgtacttggccgaaccacgggataattcactgtgtcttctctgtgttgaactccttgtggttatcatattgtgcaagatcttctctttagccacttggcattaactgtgctaacgcttaatcaaagttttgtggcttaagttttgaagtatacaggatcacctattcaccccccctctaggtgctctcagctacaTGGTGCTGCTTGGTTCTCAACTCTAGACTTGCGTGCCGGATTTCATCAAATACGTATGGCTCCTGACGATCAGCACAAGACAGCATTTCAAACACATAACAGCCATTAtgagtttcgtgttatgtcgtttggacttACTGGAGCACCTGCTACGTTTCAGGGCGCCATGAACAAGACATTGTCATCTCTTCTCCGGAAATGTGTCTTGGTGTTCTTCGATGATATTCTTGTATATAGTCATACTTGGGAAGACCACTTGCTACATATAGAGTTGGTGTTGCAGCTATTGGTTCAAGATTGTTGGCAAGTTAAGATGTCTAAGTGCTCCTTTGGCCGTCAAGAGATCTCTTACTTGGGTCATATTATTAGCCAAGCTGGAGTGGCTACTGACCCATCTAAAGTAGCTGCTGTGTCTTCCTGGCCTGCCCCTAAGACATGCAAAGAGCTGAGAGGATTTTTGGGTCTTGCCGGCTATTATAGGAAGTTTGTCAAAAATTTTGGTATATTGGCTAAACCACTAACCAATCTGCTCAAGAAGCACACTGTTTTTGTATGGACTGAGGTTCAGGATTCAGCCTTCCAAGCTATTAAACAGGCTTTGTCTTCTGCGCCAGTTTTGGCCTTGCCCAACTTTCATAGGCCGTTTGCTATTGAGACCGATGCCTCAGGAACGGGTATTGGTGCTGTGCTTCAACAGGACGGGCATCCCTTGACATTTGTCAGCAAGGCCTTGGGGGTGGCTCATTTGGGACTTTCAGCATACGAAAAAGAATACTTGGCCATTCTTCTAGCTGTGGATCAATGGAGATCTTATTTACAGCATGCTGAATTCTTAATACTCACCGATCATCGCAGTTTGTCTCACTTAAATGAGCAACGTCTTCACACGTCTTGGCAACAAAAGGTGTTCACCAAGTTACTTGGCTTGCAATATCGAATTGTTTATAAGAAAGGTGTGGACAATGCTGCTGCGGATGCACTCTCTCGTCGCCCACACCATGAAAATCTTGAGTGTTGTGCTCTGTCAGTGGCTTCACCGAGCTGGTTACAGGATGTAGTGGCTGGTTACAACAATGATTCTGAAGCTCTGAAGTTGTTGACTGCATTATCAGTGGGTTCTCAGCCTCCATACAGCCTGCACAATGGTATTATCCGGTATAAAAATCGTGTTTGGTTGGGCAATAATTCTGAGTTACACAACAAAGTGGTCGCTGCTTTGCATTCTAGTGCCTTGGGGGGTCACTCCGGATTTCCTGTTACATATCGTCGCATTAAGCAGCTTTTCTATTGGCCACATATGAAGCAGACTATTAAGGACCTTGTTGATGCTTGTTCAGTTTGTCATCAAGCTAAGCCCGACCGTTCTCGGTATCCTGGACTCCTGCAGCCCCTTCCGGTACCACAACATGCTTGGCAGGCGATTTCCTTAGATTTCATTGAAGGATTACCACGGTCCGGGGTCTACAATACAATATTGGTGGTTGTGGACAGATTGTCCAAGTATGCTCACTTTGTGGCAATGCATCATCCTTTTACAGCACTGAAAGTTGCCAAGATTTTCATGACATCGGTATACCGTCTCCATGGCATGCCTGAATCCATTGTGTCTGATAGGGATCGAATATTTACCAGTGCGTTATGGAAGGAGCTGTTTCAGTTGTCAGGTACATGCCTCCATATGAGCTCTTCATACCACCCCCAAACGGATGGACAAACTGAGCGGGTAAATCAGTGTGTGGAGACATATTTGCGCTGTTTTGTTCAATCTTGTCCCTCCAAATGGTCTTCATGGCTTCCAATGGCTGAGTATTGGTATAATTGCTGCTTCCATACTTCTCTGGGTCGGTCTCCTTTCGAAGTATTGTATGGCCATTCTCCTCGGCACTTTGGTCTGTCAGTTGATGATTCGGTGAACCATGCTGATCTTAAGCTCTGGCTGTCTCAACGTGAGCTCATGTTACGAGCTGTGCAACAACATCTTCTTCGGGCACAGCAACGAATGAAGAATCAGGCTGATAAGCGTCGGTCCGAACGCGAGTATCAAGTGGGCGATATGGTGTATTTGAAGCTGCAGCCTTATGTTCAGACATCTGTGGCTGTGCGTGCTAATCACAAACTTGTTTACAAGTACTTTGGTCCGTTCGAAATCTTGCAGCGCGTGGGGAACGTTGCTTACAAGTTGAAACTTCCTGAGTCGGCTGCAGTTCATCCTGTGTTTCACGTATCTCAGCTCAAGCCCTCTCTTCATCCCAGGCATTTGGTGAGCAGCTCTCTTCCTGTTGTTCCGGATGCAATACGTTTTCCGGTACAAGTCATCCAGCGACGTGTGATTGCTCGTGGAGGAGCTCAAGTGCCGCAGGTGCTGATAAGGTGGTCAGGTTGTGATGCTGCTCTTGACACTTGGGAAGATGAGTTCGACGTTCGTCGCCGGTTTCCTCGGGCAGCCGCTTGGGGACAAGCGGCAAATCAAGACCAGGGGAATGTCAGTATTCAGACTGACGAAGCTGACGATGGCGCCAAGAAGACTGATATTCAGAAGGCAAAGGAAGTAGTTCTGGGCCAACGTGTGCGACGGCCCAATGTTCGTTATCCTAAGGAGATGTGGTCCAGCTAGACGGCCCATGTGGTCGTTGTAACAGTAGCAGGATAAAGGCAATAGAATGTTTCAGAAACAGGAGAAAAAGGATAATAGAATCGTATTCCAGTCTTCTCTTCTGCCTCGTGTTTCTTCCTCTTCTACGTAGTCCTAGCTGTAGCAGCCGAAGGCGTGTAACATCCGCCGCCATGGCTCCAAGCTCCATCATCCAGATGGCGAAGAAGAAACACGTGGCACCCCAAGAACGACGAAGAAGAAACACGTAGCACGGAGCTGTTGAGATGACCTCGCCGAAGCCGCCGGCGAGCAGGCCGCCGACGGGATGCACCTGCAGAAGCAAGCCGACCACGACCGCATGGAGCCGGGATGGACATACTGCGGTAGGCGACTTTTGAGAAGTGTTGACGAAGCCAGCGTTGATGAACTTATCCTGCGAACCGAGGATGGAGAAATCCAAGATGCATCACTAGCACGGGTCCTGATTGTATTGCCTACGGATTCAATGTTAAAACAGATGAGTATCTTCCGATCACGACATGAACGACTTCGAGCTAGCTTGCCTTAGTTTACAAACAAAAGACAGTCCCGCCAAGCATTGTCGAATCGAAGCCACGAGCACAAAATATACACGCATCATCTGATCATCTCCCTCAGAATCAGAGCCGATTCGTCAGCACGAGGTTCATCAGCGGAAAAATAATCATCATCTCCGCAATTCTGCTTAAAGTCGACTGACTGAAGATTGCAGAGGATGCGAGTAGAGTAGTGCaccatttttattttgtcatcttCAGACTTCAGTAACATAACAGAAGCGTCAGAGGACTGAGGTCTGAGCCTctgaggagggggagggagagggacaGAGCTACAGAGGATGCTACGCCTGCGGTTCCGGCCAGCTCCCCTGTCACTGAAGCTGGCCTTCACCGTCTCCCTCGCCGTCTCCTTCTCCGtctcctgctgcgcctcctcctcatACTCGTCCCGCACATCATCCAGATCGCCGCAGGCCGTAGCCGCGGACCTCCTCTCCGTGCTCGCCGGCCCTCGCGCCGCGGCGCGGGTACCGGCGGCGGAGGCCTCGCGGCTCCGCGCCTGCCTCCGGTTCCTCGCCCCGGCCAACCCCACGGCCCAAAAGGTCTCGTCTTGGAGCCGCGGAGGCCCCCGGAAGTTCCTCCTCGATGGTTGCGATGCGGGGGCGGCTGAGGCGGACGAGATGGTGATGTGGCCGCCGGCCCCGGTCTTGGACCTGGCGCGGCTGGCCGTTGACTCCGGAGGCGATCCCGGTGCCATCCACCGCGCGCTCGACCCAACAATGCTGCCGGTGAGTGTTTATGCTCCGCTCCGACTCCCCTTGTTACAAAGGGAAAATTAAAAGGTTTGGGTGAGGATGCAAAAATAATTATCTAGAGTGTAGCAAGAAATGATTTAGTTTCGCTTTGGGTTTAGTGATCAGAAGCTGGGGTTGGCCATGTTCTGACTGTTATGTTATGTTCTGGCTAACGGCTTTGGCTTTGCTTTCTCCTTATAGTTTCTAATATCATAAATTATGGTATCCTTGAGTTACATTTTATGACAATTTCAAGTAATTCGTTGGTGTACATACACACAACACTGGTCTAAGTCCTTGACACTAGGTTTTATGATCACGCATTAGGATTATTAGTAACCAGGACTGGACTATGGCTCTTTTTACTGCCTAATTAAATCGATCAT
This portion of the Zea mays cultivar B73 chromosome 2, Zm-B73-REFERENCE-NAM-5.0, whole genome shotgun sequence genome encodes:
- the LOC100191351 gene encoding uncharacterized protein isoform X1, with protein sequence MLRLRFRPAPLSLKLAFTVSLAVSFSVSCCASSSYSSRTSSRSPQAVAADLLSVLAGPRAAARVPAAEASRLRACLRFLAPANPTAQKVSSWSRGGPRKFLLDGCDAGAAEADEMVMWPPAPVLDLARLAVDSGGDPGAIHRALDPTMLPVPDVEGSQKNKCHLTRTPYGRRFANEEINSYFAFLFELIVARAPSVGLNVSLNRYDLFHGHLFLASETGRLGILFHAKEYPAFNKELFPYNLGYCQAGSNVPYDDSMNLRNVLWLAPLPSKETKAWLAPGSAILNTQPCS